Proteins co-encoded in one Candidatus Rokuibacteriota bacterium genomic window:
- a CDS encoding AAA family ATPase has protein sequence MYEAYYSLEDPPFVLTPDPRFMLRSKGHHEILATLLYGITSQKGLMALVGDVGTGKTTLCRALLRELPDSVQSALVLNPHLSDADLIGTILDDLGVERRGSTKGELMAALSQYLLATGSEGKTVLVIVDEAQQMSVESLEQIRILSNLETATRKLLQVLLVGQPELEEKLKLNELRQLDQRIGIRCYLKPLPRKETYRYVEHRLRVAGLPGALPFTRGALAKIYKYSRGIPRVINLVCDRALMAGFSNRVREITPTLVTSAVRNLEGGRQGRNRYVRTWAPAGGMRRAAVVVGAAVVLLGAGGAAAYWGGFSLGGLRAGAQAKPPQNIAAAPAALSPAAPSPVGAPSAGQSPVSAAPLALTPGVAPPPPDRPVISSAAEAQRQLMTRLLALWGIQDAAPGAVPPWPTNPDGSLDISGVATRYQLSATFLPETTLSDLRAIGLPALVELSDAPAGRPYLLRWIGADTATLVAPSGEEARFALNTLDPAWTRSAWIVWRNVDQLPLDPWRDLTPTVLTTIGLRLQKLGYLSPPVPPSYDSRFQQAVRRFQRAVGGLHEDGIVGPRTAIALSRVVGGRFNPTIAEGGAQ, from the coding sequence ATGTACGAGGCGTACTACAGCCTCGAGGATCCGCCGTTCGTCCTGACCCCGGACCCGCGCTTCATGCTGCGGTCCAAGGGCCACCACGAGATCCTCGCCACACTGCTCTACGGCATCACGAGCCAGAAGGGGCTCATGGCGCTGGTGGGCGACGTCGGCACTGGCAAGACGACGCTCTGCCGGGCGCTCCTGCGCGAGCTGCCCGACAGCGTGCAGAGCGCGCTCGTGCTCAACCCGCATCTCTCCGACGCGGATCTCATCGGGACGATCCTCGATGATCTCGGGGTCGAGCGGCGGGGCTCGACGAAGGGCGAGCTGATGGCGGCGCTCTCGCAGTACCTCCTGGCCACCGGCAGCGAGGGCAAGACGGTGCTCGTCATCGTGGACGAGGCCCAGCAGATGAGCGTCGAGTCCCTCGAGCAGATCCGCATCCTGTCCAACCTCGAGACCGCCACGCGCAAGCTCCTGCAGGTCCTCCTCGTCGGCCAGCCGGAGCTCGAGGAGAAGCTCAAGCTCAACGAGCTGCGCCAGCTCGACCAGCGGATCGGCATCCGGTGCTACCTCAAGCCCCTGCCGCGCAAGGAGACGTACCGCTACGTCGAGCACCGCCTTCGCGTGGCGGGCCTGCCGGGGGCGCTGCCGTTCACGCGCGGCGCCCTGGCGAAGATCTACAAGTACAGTCGGGGCATCCCGCGCGTTATCAACCTGGTCTGCGACCGGGCGCTCATGGCGGGTTTCAGCAACCGCGTCCGCGAGATCACTCCGACCCTGGTGACGAGCGCGGTGCGGAACCTCGAGGGCGGCCGCCAGGGGCGCAATCGCTACGTCCGGACGTGGGCGCCGGCGGGTGGGATGCGGCGCGCCGCTGTGGTCGTGGGTGCGGCTGTGGTGCTTCTGGGCGCGGGCGGCGCCGCGGCGTACTGGGGCGGCTTCAGCCTGGGCGGCCTCCGCGCCGGCGCCCAAGCCAAGCCTCCACAGAATATCGCCGCGGCGCCGGCCGCGTTGTCTCCCGCGGCCCCAAGCCCGGTAGGCGCGCCCTCGGCGGGGCAGTCACCCGTTTCCGCGGCGCCGCTGGCGCTGACCCCTGGCGTGGCGCCGCCGCCCCCTGATCGCCCCGTCATTTCTTCTGCCGCCGAGGCGCAGCGGCAGCTCATGACGCGTCTCCTCGCGCTCTGGGGCATCCAGGACGCGGCTCCAGGCGCAGTGCCGCCGTGGCCGACGAACCCCGACGGCAGCCTCGACATATCGGGCGTCGCCACGCGCTATCAGCTCTCGGCCACCTTTCTGCCCGAAACGACGCTCTCCGACCTGCGCGCGATCGGGCTGCCGGCCCTCGTCGAGCTGTCCGACGCGCCGGCCGGGCGGCCGTACCTGCTGCGCTGGATCGGCGCCGACACCGCGACGCTTGTCGCCCCGTCGGGCGAGGAAGCGCGCTTCGCGCTCAACACGCTCGATCCGGCCTGGACGCGCTCCGCGTGGATCGTCTGGCGCAACGTGGACCAGCTCCCGCTCGACCCATGGCGGGACCTGACGCCGACGGTGCTCACGACTATCGGCCTGCGGCTCCAGAAGCTCGGCTACCTGAGCCCGCCCGTGCCGCCCAGCTACGACAGCCGGTTCCAGCAGGCCGTGCGCCGCTTCCAGAGGGCGGTCGGTGGGCTGCACGAGGACGGTATCGTCGGGCCACGGACCGCCATAGCCCTGTCCCGCGTGGTCGGCGGGCGGTTCAACCCCACAATTGCCGAGGGCGGGGCCCAGTGA
- a CDS encoding tetratricopeptide repeat protein, with product MRTGIDAAQSGELDQAVAAFRKAVEVDPTDAEAWDSLGVVLVRSGDEARGVEAFRRALRAAPGHPEAHRNLAVVLDRQGRAAEAARHYRAFLAKSPGDSPDRATIMARLEEMGARRPGE from the coding sequence ATGCGGACCGGAATTGACGCGGCGCAGAGCGGCGAGCTGGACCAGGCTGTGGCCGCCTTCCGGAAAGCGGTCGAGGTCGATCCGACGGACGCCGAGGCCTGGGACAGCCTGGGCGTGGTGCTGGTTCGCTCGGGAGACGAAGCGCGCGGCGTTGAGGCCTTCCGCCGGGCGCTCCGCGCGGCGCCGGGGCATCCCGAGGCCCACCGAAACCTCGCCGTGGTGCTGGACCGCCAGGGGCGTGCCGCCGAGGCTGCGCGCCATTACCGGGCGTTCCTCGCGAAGAGCCCCGGCGACAGCCCCGACCGCGCGACGATCATGGCGCGGCTCGAGGAGATGGGTGCCCGGAGGCCCGGGGAATGA
- a CDS encoding ATPase, T2SS/T4P/T4SS family, with protein MSEPQDRWAWAPLGQMLVNDKVLTTDQLKQALERQRKTRERLGQILIDMKLIDEDMLIKYLGAQFRKESITRQELDALDPDVVKLVPEEVARQYGVIASQRSGRKLIVATADPLNVMALDDLRRATGLDVDFRIGPGGAIQEAIEKTYRKIANATVSNGGLDDALKVDLGLNVGPSAASAAESVIDIRQLQSQADDPPVVRVVNYVLGRAALDGASDVHVEPGEDRTKVRYRIDGLLFDLLEVPRQLHLAVVSRIKIISRLDIAERRLPQDGSFASRIHGQEFDFRVSTLPTVYGEKVVLRLLEKAAVLERYSVENLGFEKEQLEAFLKGIRRPWGMVLITGPTGSGKSTTLHTALKFIKSPRKNVVTVEDPVEYRQPGIQQVHVKSEIGFDFARALRSILRQDPDIIMIGEIRDQETAQIAVKAALTGHLVLSTLHTHDAVSTLVRLINIGVEPFLVASAVNVAAAQRLVRRICKDCKESYRPTADELALFAPDPGPEVLYRGRGCKTCRNVGYAGRMALYEVFAVDAEVRRMLIDGTDGDKIQRYAVESGMVTLKQCGFRQAARGLTTLEEVLAVAADGE; from the coding sequence ATGAGCGAGCCCCAAGACCGCTGGGCGTGGGCGCCGCTGGGCCAGATGCTGGTCAACGACAAGGTCCTGACGACCGACCAGCTGAAGCAGGCTCTCGAGCGCCAGCGCAAGACCCGCGAGCGCCTGGGGCAGATCCTCATCGACATGAAGCTGATCGACGAGGACATGCTCATCAAGTACCTCGGCGCGCAGTTCCGCAAAGAGTCGATCACCCGCCAGGAACTGGATGCCCTCGACCCCGATGTGGTCAAGCTGGTGCCGGAGGAGGTTGCCCGCCAGTACGGCGTGATCGCGTCCCAGCGCTCGGGCCGAAAGCTGATCGTGGCCACGGCCGATCCGCTGAACGTCATGGCCCTGGACGACCTCCGGCGGGCCACCGGGCTCGACGTCGACTTCCGCATCGGTCCCGGCGGGGCCATCCAGGAAGCCATCGAGAAGACGTACCGCAAGATCGCGAACGCGACCGTCAGCAACGGGGGCCTCGACGACGCGCTCAAGGTCGACCTCGGGCTCAACGTGGGCCCGTCGGCGGCCTCCGCGGCCGAGAGCGTCATCGACATCCGGCAGCTGCAGAGCCAGGCCGACGACCCGCCGGTCGTGCGCGTCGTCAACTATGTCCTGGGCCGGGCCGCGCTGGACGGCGCCTCCGACGTCCACGTCGAGCCGGGCGAGGACCGGACGAAAGTCCGGTACCGCATCGACGGGCTGCTCTTCGACCTGCTCGAGGTCCCGCGGCAGCTCCACCTGGCGGTGGTCTCCCGCATCAAGATCATCTCGCGTCTGGACATCGCCGAGCGGCGGTTGCCTCAGGACGGCAGCTTCGCCTCGCGCATCCACGGCCAGGAATTCGACTTCCGGGTCTCGACGCTGCCCACCGTGTACGGCGAGAAGGTCGTGCTCCGGCTCCTCGAGAAGGCGGCCGTCCTCGAGCGCTACAGCGTCGAGAACCTCGGCTTCGAGAAGGAGCAGCTCGAGGCGTTCCTGAAGGGCATCCGGCGGCCCTGGGGCATGGTGCTCATCACCGGGCCGACCGGCAGCGGCAAGTCGACGACGCTGCACACGGCGCTCAAGTTCATCAAGTCGCCGCGCAAGAACGTGGTCACGGTCGAGGATCCGGTCGAGTACCGCCAGCCGGGCATCCAGCAGGTGCATGTCAAGAGCGAGATCGGGTTCGACTTCGCGCGGGCGCTGCGCTCCATCCTGCGCCAGGATCCGGACATCATCATGATCGGCGAGATCCGCGACCAGGAGACGGCGCAGATCGCCGTCAAGGCCGCGCTGACGGGTCACCTCGTGCTCTCGACGCTCCACACCCACGACGCCGTGTCGACCCTCGTGCGCCTCATCAACATCGGGGTCGAGCCCTTCCTGGTGGCGTCGGCCGTGAACGTGGCCGCGGCCCAGCGGCTGGTGCGCAGGATCTGCAAGGATTGCAAGGAGTCCTACCGGCCCACGGCGGACGAGCTGGCGCTCTTCGCCCCAGACCCGGGGCCGGAAGTCCTCTACCGCGGGCGCGGCTGCAAGACCTGCCGCAACGTGGGCTATGCGGGCCGGATGGCGCTCTACGAGGTGTTTGCCGTCGATGCGGAGGTGCGTCGCATGCTGATCGACGGTACGGACGGGGACAAGATCCAGCGCTACGCGGTCGAGTCGGGCATGGTCACGCTCAAGCAGTGCGGCTTCCGCCAAGCCGCGCGCGGGCTCACGACGCTCGAGGAAGTTCTCGCTGTGGCGGCGGACGGGGAGTAA
- a CDS encoding type II secretion system F family protein, producing the protein MPVYQYEVADRKGSVSRGTAEAAEQAELITRFRERGQIVLSLRPARSGGGGGIGTINAGQVVTNLRQSFKRLSSGVNLGTVLLFTGQLAAMLGGGLHLVRILTALAAESTHKVFTKVLESVRDDITAGGTFADALAQHPHVFNTLYVSIVRAGELSGSLPVVLDTMTTYLEKTDAIRRKVKGAIAYPAVILVVAILIVIFMILKIVPIFQNVYEKAGAVLPLPTRILIGVSNVLRNYLLFMMLGLGVVVLVFYSIYQTPGGRRTFDRMKLNMPLFGSLIRKSIMARTCRTLSVLLNAGIPLIEAMETVARVSGNAVIEEALTGATQRMRDGGTIADTLRQTGEFPSMVTQLVATGEESGTLPTMLGRAATYYEQQVDQSVATLSSLIEPLMIVVMGGIAGGVILALYLPIFNLGHAMKGGVK; encoded by the coding sequence ATGCCGGTCTACCAATACGAGGTCGCAGACCGCAAAGGCTCGGTGAGCCGCGGCACCGCCGAGGCCGCCGAGCAGGCCGAGCTCATCACGCGCTTTCGGGAGCGGGGGCAGATCGTGCTGTCGCTCCGCCCCGCCCGTTCGGGCGGCGGTGGCGGCATCGGCACGATCAACGCCGGGCAGGTGGTCACCAATCTCCGCCAGTCGTTCAAGCGCCTGTCGTCGGGGGTCAACCTCGGCACCGTCCTCCTGTTCACGGGCCAGCTCGCCGCCATGCTCGGCGGAGGCCTGCACCTTGTCCGGATTCTGACGGCGCTCGCGGCGGAGTCCACCCACAAGGTCTTCACCAAGGTCCTCGAGAGCGTGCGCGACGATATCACCGCGGGCGGCACGTTCGCCGACGCGCTGGCCCAGCACCCGCACGTGTTCAACACGCTGTACGTGTCGATCGTCCGTGCCGGCGAGCTCAGCGGCTCCCTGCCCGTCGTCCTGGACACGATGACCACGTACCTCGAGAAGACGGACGCAATCCGCCGCAAGGTGAAGGGCGCCATCGCCTACCCCGCGGTCATCCTGGTCGTCGCGATCCTGATCGTGATTTTCATGATCCTCAAGATCGTGCCTATCTTCCAGAACGTGTACGAGAAGGCGGGCGCTGTGCTGCCCCTGCCGACCCGGATCCTCATCGGCGTGAGCAATGTCCTGCGCAACTACCTGCTGTTCATGATGCTGGGCCTCGGCGTCGTGGTGCTGGTCTTCTACTCGATCTACCAGACGCCCGGCGGCCGCAGGACGTTCGATCGCATGAAGCTCAATATGCCGCTGTTCGGCTCGCTGATCAGGAAGTCCATCATGGCGCGGACGTGCCGGACGCTCAGCGTCCTGCTCAATGCCGGTATTCCCCTGATCGAGGCCATGGAGACGGTCGCGCGGGTGTCCGGCAACGCCGTCATCGAGGAGGCGCTGACCGGGGCGACCCAGCGCATGCGCGACGGTGGCACCATCGCGGATACCCTCCGGCAGACCGGAGAGTTCCCGAGCATGGTCACGCAGCTCGTGGCCACGGGCGAGGAAAGCGGCACGCTGCCGACCATGCTCGGGCGCGCTGCGACGTACTACGAGCAGCAGGTCGATCAGTCGGTGGCGACGCTCTCCTCGCTCATCGAGCCCCTCATGATTGTCGTGATGGGCGGCATCGCGGGCGGCGTGATCCTCGCGCTCTATCTGCCGATCTTCAACCTCGGCCATGCAATGAAGGGCGGGGTCAAATAG
- a CDS encoding ATP-binding protein: MTRSAPRAYRVSLRLYVVFSLLMAASAVASGLFLLYLARPFASELSGPQARQLKVLLFTGAAVAGALAAVGGLIVGLNLAGRIRGIVEKAEAFSPQMGDEHGGLPRKTTTVRDELGALDAAVGRLTLSMDRFVRDSDILARLPEGMLLLDPAGALVSFNATAEALLDLSLDPHRGEPILSDAGAFPLQSGNERLARLLEGEPGGLEPVYDNEVPVVTAKGHALLLEVTAQRRDWGRAATAQVLVIRDASEKRRIREEIRRADQLAFLGGMAARIAHEIRTPLATIRGLLELLQADLPVGDQRREYIDRVLIGVDRQNRLVENLLTLSQPEPETWEAVSLPEALDELVAMLPRDPRLVVERVDPDAVPPVWGDPFRLAEVFTNLIQNALEAAPEGATVRVRVESHGDEHVRVLVENAGVGIPPEMQERIFHPFFTTKARGTGLGLPIARQIVEAHRGTLNVESDGVSETTFVVELPTTAPVMAAGARP, translated from the coding sequence ATGACCAGATCGGCCCCCCGGGCGTACCGCGTATCGCTCCGACTCTACGTGGTGTTCTCGCTCCTGATGGCTGCGTCGGCCGTCGCGAGCGGTCTCTTCCTCCTCTACCTCGCCCGGCCCTTCGCGAGCGAGCTGAGCGGCCCGCAGGCGCGACAGCTGAAAGTTCTCCTCTTCACGGGCGCCGCGGTTGCGGGCGCGCTCGCGGCCGTCGGCGGACTCATCGTGGGCCTCAACCTGGCGGGCCGCATCCGCGGCATCGTGGAGAAGGCCGAAGCGTTCTCCCCGCAGATGGGCGACGAGCACGGGGGTTTGCCCCGGAAGACGACCACCGTTCGCGACGAGCTGGGGGCGCTGGACGCCGCCGTTGGGCGGCTGACGCTGTCCATGGACCGCTTCGTCCGCGACAGCGACATCCTGGCGCGGCTGCCCGAGGGCATGCTGCTCCTCGACCCGGCGGGGGCTCTCGTGTCGTTCAACGCGACGGCCGAGGCCCTGCTGGACCTGTCGCTCGACCCCCACCGGGGTGAGCCCATTCTCTCGGACGCGGGCGCGTTCCCTCTGCAGAGCGGCAACGAGCGGTTGGCGCGGCTCCTCGAGGGCGAGCCGGGCGGGCTCGAGCCGGTGTACGACAACGAGGTGCCGGTGGTGACGGCCAAGGGGCACGCCCTGCTCCTCGAGGTCACCGCCCAGCGCCGGGATTGGGGGCGCGCTGCGACCGCGCAGGTGCTGGTCATCCGCGACGCCTCCGAGAAGCGGCGCATCCGCGAGGAGATCCGCCGAGCCGACCAGCTGGCGTTCCTCGGCGGCATGGCGGCGCGCATCGCGCACGAGATCCGCACGCCGCTCGCCACGATCCGCGGGCTGCTCGAGCTCCTGCAGGCCGATCTTCCTGTGGGTGACCAGCGGAGGGAGTACATCGACCGCGTGCTGATCGGCGTGGACCGCCAGAACCGGCTGGTCGAGAACCTGTTGACGCTCTCCCAGCCGGAGCCCGAGACCTGGGAGGCCGTGTCGCTTCCAGAGGCGCTCGACGAGCTCGTGGCCATGCTGCCGCGCGATCCGCGCTTGGTAGTCGAGCGCGTTGATCCCGACGCCGTGCCGCCGGTCTGGGGCGATCCCTTCCGGCTCGCCGAGGTGTTCACCAACCTGATCCAGAACGCGCTCGAGGCGGCGCCGGAGGGCGCCACCGTCCGCGTGCGGGTCGAGTCGCACGGCGACGAGCACGTCCGCGTGCTCGTCGAGAACGCGGGCGTCGGCATCCCGCCGGAGATGCAGGAGCGCATCTTTCACCCGTTCTTCACGACCAAGGCGCGCGGCACGGGCCTGGGCCTGCCCATCGCGCGGCAGATCGTCGAGGCCCACCGCGGTACGCTGAACGTGGAGAGCGACGGCGTGTCGGAGACGACGTTCGTCGTGGAGCTGCCCACCACCGCGCCCGTCATGGCCGCCGGAGCGCGGCCGTGA
- a CDS encoding sigma-54 dependent transcriptional regulator — protein MSERILITEDDEDLAFVIREALTRQGYEAEVAPTAGALLDKLKAGSYDLILLDVRLPDMDGLDAIPRCRDLAPETPIIVMTAHGTRQIAMNAINRGAYDFFTKPLKMAEFQVVVARALDRRRLQQQVKVLREGQSAGGFEDLIGKSEPLKRVIDMAQRAAPTDLTILIHGESGTGKELMARAIHRLSSRKDGPFIPVNCAAIPEGLLESELFGHERGAFTGAIRARPGRFELAREGTLFLDEIGDMPVAMQAKILRVLQERQFERVGGTRSIGADVRVIAATHQDLEAMAAEGRFRSDLFYRLQGVRLVMPPLRERIDDLPLLVTHLLERAAQRLWRQPATVSTEALRCLWTYPWPGNIRELQHVLEGAMVLSDGVILPEHLPPAVQRGAKAAAAGEASPAVTGSLDEALEDWERRAILDALQKAQGVQARAAKILGITERSLWYRVKKLKIQVRMTGERPDPA, from the coding sequence GTGAGCGAGCGCATCCTCATCACCGAGGACGACGAGGACTTGGCGTTCGTCATCCGTGAGGCGCTGACCCGGCAGGGCTACGAGGCGGAGGTGGCGCCGACCGCCGGTGCCCTGCTCGACAAGCTCAAGGCCGGCTCGTATGACCTGATCCTGCTGGATGTCCGGCTGCCCGACATGGACGGCCTCGACGCGATTCCGCGCTGTCGCGACCTGGCGCCCGAGACGCCCATCATCGTGATGACCGCCCACGGCACCCGGCAGATCGCGATGAACGCCATCAACCGGGGGGCCTACGACTTCTTCACCAAGCCGCTCAAGATGGCCGAGTTCCAGGTCGTCGTCGCGCGGGCGCTGGACCGGCGGCGGCTCCAGCAGCAGGTCAAGGTGCTGCGCGAGGGCCAGTCGGCTGGGGGCTTCGAGGATCTCATCGGCAAGAGCGAACCCCTCAAGCGCGTCATCGACATGGCCCAGCGCGCCGCGCCCACCGATCTCACCATCCTGATCCACGGCGAGAGCGGCACGGGCAAGGAGCTGATGGCCCGCGCGATCCACCGCCTGAGCTCGCGCAAGGATGGGCCCTTCATCCCGGTCAACTGCGCCGCCATCCCCGAGGGGCTGCTGGAGTCCGAGCTCTTCGGCCACGAGCGCGGCGCCTTCACGGGAGCCATCCGCGCGCGCCCCGGGCGCTTCGAGCTGGCGCGCGAGGGGACGCTCTTCCTCGACGAGATCGGCGACATGCCGGTGGCGATGCAGGCCAAGATCCTGCGCGTGCTGCAGGAGCGGCAGTTCGAGCGGGTGGGGGGCACGCGCTCGATCGGGGCGGACGTGCGCGTCATCGCCGCGACGCACCAGGACCTCGAGGCGATGGCGGCGGAAGGCCGGTTCCGCTCCGATCTCTTCTACCGGCTGCAGGGCGTGCGTCTCGTGATGCCGCCGCTGCGCGAGCGCATCGACGACCTGCCGCTCCTCGTGACGCATCTCCTCGAGCGGGCTGCGCAGCGACTGTGGCGGCAGCCCGCCACCGTGTCCACCGAGGCGCTCCGCTGCCTCTGGACCTACCCGTGGCCGGGTAACATCCGCGAGCTCCAGCACGTGCTCGAGGGCGCCATGGTCCTCTCGGACGGCGTCATCCTACCCGAGCATCTGCCCCCGGCCGTCCAGCGCGGCGCCAAGGCCGCGGCGGCGGGCGAGGCGTCGCCCGCCGTGACCGGATCGCTCGACGAGGCGCTCGAGGACTGGGAGCGGCGCGCCATCCTGGACGCCTTGCAGAAGGCCCAGGGCGTCCAGGCCCGGGCCGCCAAGATCCTCGGCATCACCGAGCGCAGTCTCTGGTACCGGGTCAAGAAGCTCAAGATCCAGGTGCGGATGACCGGGGAGAGGCCCGACCCCGCATGA